A single window of Streptomyces griseoviridis DNA harbors:
- a CDS encoding iron ABC transporter permease — translation MSAPQTATPRESALPQAERGGSASTGVAVLAALLIATVLVGMWHLTQGTSGVGVGDLLRHLAGRDTGDTAPVGEILTGSRLPRLFAGVAVGFALGCAGTLLQSVTHNALASPDTLAVTAGAYLTLTLVAAFGIAVPLWASGAVAFAGGLIAAGLVLLLTGRAAGTAGTRLILAGSATAMALDAVTGMLLILFGQNTTGLFAWGSGSLAQLNIDASIRAFPLVALVLCVALALSRRLDVMNLGDDAASTLGVPIRTTRVAAVICAVLLTSTAVTLAGPISFVGLGAPVLARLIAGRVRALNRHLLLIPAAGLLGALLILLADATLRAVQGADGAASIPTGVPTALLGSVVIVVLALRLRDTGRLRQPPHTRVATRTHRGFLLVVLGAAALLAGAVLVAVLAGSLWLRTGDIALWLQGGAPDLIGQALDDRVPRVAAAVLAGAALGLAGCVVQGAVRNPLAEPGVLGITAGAGLGAASVVTSGLSGGRPLLIAVAVTAGLATFGLIALLAWRGGFLPDRFVLIGIGCGYGLSSITTFLLLRADPYNTPRIFTWLSGTTYGRTFSDVVPVAVALALALPVLLAMRERLDLLAVDEDTPRIVGVRLERTRFAALAIAAVLAALSVIAVGVVGFVGLVAPHLARSLVGARHGRAIPVAMLLGGILVCVADTLGRTLVAPAQLPAGLMIALVGAPYFVWVLRQSRA, via the coding sequence GTGAGCGCACCGCAGACAGCGACACCCCGGGAGAGCGCGCTGCCGCAGGCCGAACGCGGCGGCAGCGCCTCCACCGGGGTGGCCGTCCTCGCCGCCCTGCTCATCGCCACCGTCCTGGTGGGCATGTGGCACCTGACCCAGGGGACGTCGGGCGTCGGCGTCGGCGACCTGCTGCGCCACCTCGCCGGCCGGGACACCGGCGACACGGCGCCGGTCGGCGAGATCCTCACCGGCTCCCGCCTGCCACGCCTCTTCGCGGGCGTGGCGGTCGGCTTCGCCCTCGGCTGCGCGGGCACCCTCCTGCAGTCCGTCACGCACAACGCGCTCGCCTCCCCCGACACCCTCGCCGTCACGGCCGGCGCCTACCTCACGCTCACGCTCGTCGCGGCCTTCGGCATCGCCGTACCGCTGTGGGCGTCGGGCGCCGTCGCGTTCGCCGGCGGCCTGATCGCGGCGGGGCTCGTGCTGCTCCTCACCGGCCGGGCGGCGGGCACCGCGGGCACCCGCCTCATCCTCGCCGGATCGGCGACGGCGATGGCGCTCGACGCCGTCACCGGCATGCTCCTCATCCTCTTCGGCCAGAACACCACCGGCCTCTTCGCCTGGGGCAGCGGCTCGCTCGCGCAGCTCAACATCGACGCGTCGATCCGCGCCTTCCCGCTGGTGGCGCTGGTGCTGTGCGTCGCGCTCGCGCTGTCGCGCAGGCTCGACGTGATGAACCTCGGCGACGACGCCGCGTCCACCCTGGGCGTGCCGATCCGCACCACCCGGGTGGCCGCCGTGATCTGCGCGGTCCTCCTCACCAGCACGGCGGTGACCCTCGCGGGCCCGATCTCCTTCGTCGGCCTCGGCGCCCCCGTCCTGGCCCGCCTGATCGCGGGCCGGGTCAGGGCACTTAACCGCCACCTGCTCCTGATCCCGGCGGCGGGGCTGCTCGGCGCGCTGCTCATCCTGCTCGCGGACGCGACGCTGCGCGCCGTGCAGGGCGCGGACGGAGCGGCCTCCATCCCCACCGGCGTGCCGACCGCGCTGCTCGGCTCCGTCGTGATCGTGGTCCTCGCGCTCCGCCTGCGCGACACCGGCCGACTCAGGCAGCCACCGCACACCCGGGTCGCGACCCGCACCCACCGCGGCTTCCTCCTCGTCGTCCTCGGCGCGGCGGCGCTCCTCGCGGGGGCGGTCCTCGTCGCCGTCCTGGCGGGGAGCCTCTGGCTGCGGACGGGGGACATCGCGCTCTGGCTCCAGGGCGGCGCCCCCGACCTGATCGGCCAGGCACTCGACGACCGGGTCCCGCGCGTGGCCGCCGCGGTCCTCGCGGGCGCGGCACTCGGACTGGCCGGCTGCGTCGTGCAGGGCGCGGTACGCAACCCGCTCGCGGAACCGGGCGTCCTCGGCATCACGGCGGGCGCGGGACTCGGCGCGGCGAGCGTCGTCACCTCGGGCCTCTCCGGCGGACGGCCGCTGCTCATCGCGGTCGCGGTCACCGCGGGCCTCGCCACCTTCGGACTGATCGCCCTGCTGGCCTGGCGCGGCGGCTTCCTGCCCGACCGGTTCGTGCTGATCGGCATCGGCTGCGGGTACGGCCTCAGCTCCATCACCACCTTCCTGCTGCTGCGCGCCGACCCGTACAACACGCCCCGGATCTTCACCTGGCTCTCCGGCACGACCTACGGGCGCACCTTCTCCGACGTCGTACCGGTCGCGGTGGCCCTGGCGCTCGCGCTGCCCGTGCTGCTCGCGATGCGCGAACGGCTCGACCTGCTCGCGGTCGACGAGGACACCCCGCGCATCGTCGGCGTCCGCCTGGAACGCACGCGGTTCGCGGCGCTGGCGATCGCCGCGGTACTGGCCGCGCTCAGCGTGATCGCCGTGGGCGTGGTCGGCTTCGTGGGCCTGGTCGCCCCCCACCTCGCGAGATCCCTGGTGGGAGCGAGACACGGCCGCGCGATCCCGGTGGCGATGCTGCTGGGCGGCATCCTGGTCTGCGTGGCGGACACGCTGGGCCGCACCCTGGTGGCCCCGGCCCAACTACCGGCGGGCCTCATGATCGCGCTGGTCGGGGCACCGTATTTCGTCTGGGTGCTGCGACAGTCGCGGGCGTGA
- a CDS encoding ABC transporter ATP-binding protein, translating to MFTSTSRRAERAAADPAPPAGALSGHGLVLRYGGKPVVHGVSIALEPGRATALVGPNGSGKSTLLRALSRLHRVDGGRVTLGAPDGPGGRDAALLNARQFAREVTLFSQSRPAPQGLTVAEVVAFGRHPYRRGFGGPTAEDRAAVDRAMGVTGVRDMAGRPVGELSGGEMQRVWLAACLAQDTGVVLLDEPTNHLDLRYQIETLDLVRDLVEEHGIAVGIVLHDLDQASRVADTLVLMRSGRVHAAGSPVDVLTAENIGEVYDIRVEVAVDPRTGRLRIDPIGRHSA from the coding sequence ATGTTCACAAGCACCTCCCGGCGCGCCGAACGCGCCGCGGCCGACCCCGCCCCGCCCGCGGGCGCCCTGAGCGGGCACGGCCTGGTGTTGCGGTACGGCGGCAAGCCCGTCGTCCACGGCGTCTCGATCGCCCTGGAACCCGGCCGCGCCACCGCCCTGGTGGGACCCAACGGCAGCGGCAAGTCCACGCTGCTGCGCGCACTGTCGCGACTGCACCGGGTGGACGGCGGCCGGGTCACCCTCGGCGCCCCCGACGGGCCGGGCGGGCGGGACGCGGCCCTGCTCAACGCCCGCCAGTTCGCCCGCGAGGTCACGCTGTTCTCCCAGTCGAGGCCCGCACCCCAGGGGCTGACGGTCGCGGAGGTCGTCGCGTTCGGACGCCACCCCTACCGGCGCGGCTTCGGCGGGCCGACCGCCGAGGACCGGGCCGCCGTCGACCGCGCCATGGGCGTCACCGGCGTCCGCGACATGGCGGGCAGGCCGGTCGGCGAACTCTCCGGCGGGGAGATGCAGCGCGTCTGGCTCGCCGCCTGCCTCGCCCAGGACACCGGCGTCGTACTCCTGGACGAACCCACCAACCACCTCGACCTGCGCTACCAGATCGAGACGCTCGACCTGGTGCGCGATCTCGTCGAGGAGCACGGCATCGCCGTCGGGATCGTGCTGCACGACCTCGACCAGGCGTCCCGCGTCGCCGACACGCTCGTCCTGATGCGCTCCGGGCGCGTCCACGCGGCGGGCAGCCCCGTCGACGTCCTCACCGCGGAGAACATCGGCGAGGTCTACGACATCCGCGTCGAGGTCGCCGTCGACCCCCGCACCGGCCGCCTCCGCATCGACCCCATCGGCCGCCACTCCGCCTGA
- a CDS encoding fasciclin domain-containing protein has product MSTRMRRTAVVLAAATVLPFALSACSDSGSDSSSSKDDKGSAASASASTSDDGMNDATGGAAADAPFGSACGTVPKSGAGSFDGMAKDPVATAASNNPALSTLVSAVKKAGLVDTLNNAQNITVFAPTNDAFAKIPKATLDKVLNDKAQLTKILTYHVVGQKLTPKDLEKGSFDTLEKSKVMTAGSGESYTVNDSAKVVCGNVKTSNANVYIIDSVLMPTS; this is encoded by the coding sequence ATGAGCACCCGCATGCGCCGTACCGCTGTCGTCCTGGCCGCCGCCACCGTTCTTCCGTTCGCGCTGAGCGCGTGTTCCGACAGCGGCAGCGACTCCTCGTCCTCGAAGGACGACAAGGGTTCGGCGGCCTCGGCCTCCGCGTCCACGTCGGACGACGGCATGAACGACGCCACGGGCGGTGCTGCGGCCGACGCGCCCTTCGGCTCGGCCTGCGGAACGGTGCCCAAGAGCGGTGCCGGTTCCTTCGACGGCATGGCCAAGGACCCGGTCGCGACGGCCGCCTCCAACAACCCGGCGCTCTCGACCTTGGTCTCCGCGGTGAAGAAGGCCGGCCTGGTCGACACCCTCAACAACGCCCAGAACATCACGGTGTTCGCGCCGACCAACGACGCCTTCGCGAAGATCCCGAAGGCCACCCTCGACAAGGTCCTCAACGACAAGGCCCAGCTCACCAAGATCCTCACGTACCACGTCGTCGGCCAGAAGCTGACCCCGAAGGACCTGGAGAAGGGCTCCTTCGACACGTTGGAGAAGTCGAAGGTCATGACCGCGGGTTCCGGCGAGTCCTACACCGTCAACGACTCCGCCAAGGTGGTCTGCGGCAACGTCAAGACCTCCAACGCCAACGTCTACATCATCGACAGCGTCCTCATGCCGACGAGCTGA
- a CDS encoding helix-turn-helix domain-containing protein, producing MARSSRGEARPGMWRREAGTVVRRAAPVPERAAAAPFAIIAGLHVPRVPTEWAPHSHPLHELVWVRGGTLTSRVEDRVFTVSEGHGLWMPAGTVHGGRSTAGAEFYDAFFAPDRTPAAFAFEEPKAIAMTPLLESLLTHLSRTDLDADARARAESVVFDVLQPSPRQFALQLPGDARIDAIAEALLDDPADGRSLEEWARQLGISDRTITRAFRHATGLSFAQWRQVLRVHRALTLLSEGFDVMTVSETLGYAQPSSFIAAFRRIMGTTPGAFFDTADGTLRDVRNPVSRVQNS from the coding sequence ATGGCCCGATCGTCCCGCGGTGAGGCGCGCCCCGGGATGTGGCGGCGCGAGGCGGGAACCGTCGTACGCCGGGCCGCCCCGGTCCCCGAGCGGGCGGCGGCAGCGCCCTTCGCCATCATCGCCGGGCTCCACGTCCCCCGCGTCCCCACCGAGTGGGCACCGCACTCGCACCCCCTGCACGAACTGGTCTGGGTGCGCGGCGGAACGCTCACGTCCCGGGTCGAGGATCGCGTCTTCACCGTCTCCGAGGGCCACGGCCTGTGGATGCCCGCGGGCACCGTGCACGGCGGCCGGTCGACCGCGGGCGCGGAGTTCTACGACGCCTTCTTCGCCCCCGACCGCACCCCGGCCGCCTTCGCCTTCGAGGAGCCGAAGGCCATCGCGATGACGCCGCTGCTGGAGTCCCTGCTGACCCATCTGTCCCGCACGGACCTCGACGCGGACGCCAGGGCGCGGGCGGAGTCGGTCGTGTTCGATGTGCTCCAGCCCTCACCGCGGCAGTTCGCGCTCCAGCTCCCCGGCGACGCGCGGATCGATGCGATCGCCGAAGCCCTGCTGGACGATCCCGCCGACGGCCGCTCGCTGGAGGAGTGGGCGCGCCAGCTGGGGATCAGCGACCGCACGATCACCCGCGCGTTCCGCCACGCGACGGGCCTCTCCTTCGCGCAGTGGCGCCAAGTGCTGCGCGTGCACCGGGCGTTGACGCTCCTCTCCGAGGGGTTCGACGTGATGACCGTCTCCGAGACGCTCGGCTACGCGCAGCCCAGCTCCTTCATCGCCGCCTTCCGCCGGATCATGGGAACCACCCCCGGCGCCTTCTTCGACACGGCCGACGGAACCCTCCGGGATGTCCGGAATCCCGTATCGCGTGTCCAGAACTCCTGA
- a CDS encoding HAD family hydrolase codes for MPELVLWDIDHTLMNTGGLGRELWAQAFTQVSGVELREQAAVTGSTERVILRETARLHGIPYTDDLFTAFAEELGTAHVRRATELRERGHALPGAAAVLAALDAQGVRQSVVTGNIRAAAEVKLTVFGLDRHLRREVGAYAEDGEDRAELLRTALGNAGVSPETAVFLGDTPADVAGGRATGVRVIAVATGRTPAADLRAADVVLDDLSDTSRALAAITT; via the coding sequence GTGCCGGAGCTGGTCCTGTGGGACATCGACCACACCCTCATGAACACGGGTGGCCTCGGGCGTGAACTCTGGGCGCAGGCATTCACCCAGGTGAGCGGCGTAGAGCTGCGTGAACAGGCCGCAGTGACAGGGTCGACGGAGCGCGTGATCCTGCGGGAGACCGCGAGACTGCACGGCATCCCCTATACGGACGACCTGTTCACCGCCTTCGCGGAGGAACTAGGGACGGCGCATGTCCGGCGGGCGACCGAGCTGCGCGAGCGCGGGCATGCTCTGCCGGGAGCTGCGGCGGTACTCGCGGCGCTCGACGCGCAGGGTGTACGGCAGTCGGTGGTGACAGGGAACATCCGCGCTGCGGCCGAGGTGAAACTGACCGTCTTCGGGCTGGACAGGCACCTGCGCCGCGAGGTTGGCGCCTACGCGGAAGATGGGGAGGACCGCGCCGAGCTGCTGCGCACGGCTCTCGGGAACGCGGGCGTCAGCCCGGAGACTGCCGTGTTCCTGGGCGACACCCCGGCCGACGTCGCGGGCGGCCGAGCTACCGGGGTACGCGTGATCGCCGTCGCCACCGGCCGCACTCCGGCCGCCGACCTGCGAGCGGCTGACGTGGTACTCGATGACCTGTCAGACACGAGCCGTGCACTCGCCGCGATCACGACGTGA
- a CDS encoding endo-1,4-beta-xylanase — translation MDLGGGTWQRLTAVALVMAVAAGCTGRGEDAGGGHDENLLRNHDWTQMPGTTTRNESLRVSALDRHIVEQDSSGGQPNPPLNLAGPHLRSDGDFTVTARMSGVGDDDGDSWLRLYGRVPVIYDEWRQERPSLRVGVTAEGQVRVQIWDGESDEPATSKDFDCGCSGTVTLAVSSIGDTFRVEADGRRLGTVRDPGVFAEGTVWFGLEADAGEDEDERREGWRLTQLTARAESGDALRVIKAPQLRQERSDDSLRARAADVGRPFDVGTALAENPLLTDSRYRALAGSQFSMLTPENAFKPQFLHPRRGVYDFRDADLLVRFARANGMKVHAHTLVWHEALPDWMREDDDPGEVRRTMLRHIATVAGHFKGKVAEWDVVNEPMSDDEESYTNGDLGLRSEQSPWFEAMGEEYIDEAFRAAHRADPKARLFLNEYGVEEEGDRWDALYALVERLKERGVPIDGVGFQNHEYAPEDRIDPETFRSHVRDLAELGVQARVSEMDVPIGEDEEDGRQAQADEMAGKLRVCLEEPNCTSFSTWGFTDRYGSTADTKVYPPRTADSLPWDAALRPKPAYERLLEVFDET, via the coding sequence GTGGACCTTGGTGGGGGGACGTGGCAGCGACTGACCGCCGTTGCGCTCGTCATGGCGGTGGCGGCCGGGTGTACGGGGCGGGGCGAAGACGCGGGCGGCGGACACGACGAAAACCTGCTGCGGAACCACGACTGGACGCAGATGCCGGGCACCACCACGCGCAACGAATCCCTGCGAGTCAGCGCATTGGATCGGCACATCGTGGAGCAGGACTCCTCCGGCGGCCAGCCCAACCCCCCGCTGAACCTGGCCGGCCCGCATCTCAGGTCCGATGGCGACTTCACCGTCACCGCGCGCATGTCCGGTGTGGGCGACGATGACGGCGACTCATGGCTGCGGCTGTACGGACGGGTACCGGTCATCTACGACGAGTGGCGGCAGGAGCGGCCCTCACTCCGCGTCGGCGTGACCGCCGAAGGACAAGTGAGGGTACAGATATGGGACGGCGAGAGCGATGAGCCCGCCACCTCCAAGGATTTCGACTGCGGCTGCTCCGGGACGGTGACCCTCGCGGTGTCGAGCATCGGTGACACATTCCGCGTAGAAGCCGACGGCCGGCGGCTGGGAACCGTGCGGGACCCGGGGGTGTTCGCCGAGGGCACCGTCTGGTTCGGTCTGGAGGCGGACGCGGGTGAGGACGAGGACGAGCGCCGCGAGGGATGGCGTCTGACGCAACTGACCGCACGGGCGGAGAGCGGTGACGCGCTCCGGGTGATCAAGGCGCCCCAGCTACGCCAGGAGCGGTCCGATGACTCGTTGCGTGCGCGGGCCGCAGACGTGGGGCGGCCGTTCGACGTCGGCACCGCCCTGGCCGAGAACCCGCTCCTCACCGACTCGCGCTACCGGGCGCTCGCGGGAAGCCAGTTCTCCATGCTCACTCCGGAGAACGCGTTCAAGCCGCAGTTCCTCCACCCACGCCGGGGCGTCTACGACTTCCGCGACGCGGACCTACTCGTACGCTTCGCCCGCGCGAACGGCATGAAGGTGCACGCGCACACCCTCGTCTGGCACGAGGCTCTGCCCGACTGGATGCGGGAGGACGACGACCCCGGGGAGGTGCGCCGGACCATGCTCCGGCACATCGCCACGGTCGCCGGGCACTTCAAGGGGAAGGTCGCGGAATGGGATGTGGTCAACGAGCCCATGTCCGACGACGAGGAAAGCTACACCAACGGGGATCTCGGTCTGCGCTCCGAGCAGAGCCCGTGGTTCGAGGCCATGGGCGAGGAGTACATCGACGAGGCGTTCAGGGCCGCCCACCGGGCCGATCCGAAGGCACGGCTGTTCCTCAACGAGTACGGGGTCGAGGAGGAGGGCGACCGGTGGGACGCCCTTTACGCTTTGGTCGAGCGGCTCAAGGAACGCGGCGTACCGATCGACGGCGTGGGTTTCCAGAACCATGAGTACGCACCCGAAGACCGCATCGACCCGGAGACCTTCCGGAGCCATGTGCGGGATCTGGCGGAACTCGGCGTTCAGGCGCGGGTGTCGGAGATGGACGTCCCCATAGGTGAGGACGAGGAGGACGGGCGGCAGGCCCAGGCCGACGAGATGGCGGGCAAGCTGCGGGTCTGCCTGGAGGAGCCGAACTGCACGTCGTTCTCCACCTGGGGATTCACCGACCGGTACGGTTCCACCGCCGACACCAAGGTCTATCCTCCGCGCACGGCCGATTCCCTGCCGTGGGACGCGGCCCTGCGGCCGAAGCCGGCGTACGAGCGCCTGCTCGAGGTCTTTGACGAGACGTGA
- a CDS encoding helix-turn-helix transcriptional regulator: MNSTIGDRVKDLREFRDLTQEELADRAGVHVDTIRKLEQNKRQSARVSTLRALARALDVQLERLVGQATVTQELSDDGGLIALRDAIQDIGALPGVPPVGDLEDPPSEDEWVSGVKAATGLYWSGDYSSLSGTLPLLLRDGRAVARQAPTTRVWAQLGLAYQLAACLSAQAGHTDWAYTAVEKQLAAAERASDPLLAGMGVSTLSWVLLRQGRWEQAQDIAARKAEDLEPGFLRATGPQLAVYGNLLTAAATPAARRDAHDDAMTLLRAAEAAAVRSGPVRTYGTAFSVVDVRTQKVNVSLAGTEPQPAAALRFARKVDLKSISRPVHSAAHRVDVAQAQYQTGDSEAALETLLEVEAAQPEWIRFQALATATVREMRERERRRNPKLRGLAARLGVEPAL, from the coding sequence ATGAACAGCACCATCGGTGACCGCGTCAAGGATCTGCGTGAGTTCCGTGACCTCACCCAGGAGGAACTGGCCGACCGGGCCGGTGTCCACGTCGACACGATCCGCAAACTTGAGCAGAACAAACGCCAGTCGGCCCGCGTCAGTACCCTGCGCGCCCTCGCTCGTGCCCTCGATGTGCAGCTTGAGCGGCTGGTGGGACAAGCCACCGTCACCCAGGAACTCAGCGACGACGGCGGCCTGATCGCCCTGCGTGACGCCATCCAGGACATCGGCGCCCTTCCCGGCGTCCCGCCGGTCGGGGACCTGGAAGACCCGCCGTCCGAGGACGAGTGGGTCAGCGGCGTGAAGGCGGCCACCGGCCTCTACTGGAGTGGCGACTACTCCAGCCTCTCCGGGACTCTGCCCCTGTTGTTGCGCGACGGCCGCGCCGTCGCCCGGCAGGCGCCCACCACGCGGGTCTGGGCCCAACTCGGCCTCGCCTACCAGTTGGCCGCCTGTCTGTCCGCGCAGGCCGGTCACACCGACTGGGCGTACACCGCCGTCGAGAAGCAGCTCGCCGCCGCAGAGCGGGCCAGTGACCCGCTGTTGGCGGGCATGGGAGTCAGTACCCTCTCGTGGGTGCTGCTGCGCCAGGGCAGGTGGGAGCAGGCGCAGGACATCGCCGCGCGTAAGGCCGAGGATCTCGAGCCCGGGTTCCTCAGGGCGACAGGGCCTCAACTGGCCGTCTACGGCAACCTACTTACCGCCGCAGCGACGCCGGCCGCCCGCCGGGACGCGCACGACGACGCGATGACGCTGCTCCGCGCCGCCGAGGCCGCGGCGGTCCGCTCCGGTCCCGTGCGCACGTACGGCACCGCGTTCTCTGTCGTGGACGTGCGCACTCAGAAGGTGAACGTCTCGCTCGCCGGAACCGAGCCGCAGCCGGCCGCGGCACTGCGGTTCGCGAGAAAGGTGGACCTCAAGTCCATCTCCCGGCCGGTCCATTCGGCCGCTCACCGAGTGGACGTGGCGCAGGCTCAGTACCAGACCGGCGACAGCGAGGCCGCCTTGGAGACGCTGCTTGAGGTCGAGGCCGCGCAGCCGGAGTGGATTCGGTTCCAGGCGTTGGCGACGGCGACGGTCCGGGAGATGCGGGAGAGGGAGCGTCGCCGCAACCCGAAGCTGAGGGGCTTGGCGGCGCGGCTGGGAGTCGAGCCCGCCCTGTAG
- a CDS encoding iron-siderophore ABC transporter substrate-binding protein, whose product MNRAHRLAASASAGLVVLAATACGTTTVDKADDAGSSASASPASKDCAADTTTTSTAPVSFKDGVGREVKLDKPAKRIAVLEWQQVEDALTLCVTPTAVSDAKGYSTWVSAEKLPSGVTDIGTREEPDLDTLYAAKPDLIVVEAFKKDDETIKKLEKRGVPVMATRGAYPADPIGNMREVFSMIGKATGRTERADQVLKEFDDHLATAKKQVTDADLPTKDFLFFDGWLQGGNLTVRPYGKGALFTEIGEQLGMKPAWTDAVNKAHGDGGVDPAYGLAQTDVEGLTAVGDANLFYANDEGAGGYVAALAKNPIWKTIPAVKEGRAHAFPARVWGAGGPRSCEQAIDAYVDVLDKK is encoded by the coding sequence ATGAACCGTGCCCATCGCCTGGCGGCGTCAGCCTCCGCAGGGCTCGTCGTCCTCGCCGCGACGGCCTGCGGCACGACCACCGTCGACAAGGCCGACGACGCCGGCAGCAGCGCCAGCGCGTCGCCCGCGTCGAAGGACTGCGCCGCCGACACCACGACCACCTCCACGGCGCCCGTCTCCTTCAAGGACGGCGTCGGCCGCGAGGTCAAGCTCGACAAGCCCGCCAAGCGGATCGCCGTCCTGGAGTGGCAGCAGGTCGAGGACGCGCTGACGCTCTGCGTCACCCCCACCGCCGTCTCCGACGCCAAGGGGTACAGCACCTGGGTGAGCGCCGAGAAGCTGCCCAGCGGCGTCACCGACATCGGCACCCGCGAGGAGCCCGACCTCGACACCCTCTACGCGGCCAAGCCCGACCTCATCGTCGTCGAGGCGTTCAAGAAGGACGACGAGACCATCAAGAAGCTGGAGAAGCGGGGCGTCCCCGTGATGGCCACCCGGGGCGCGTACCCGGCCGACCCGATCGGGAACATGCGCGAGGTGTTCAGCATGATCGGCAAGGCGACCGGCCGCACCGAGCGCGCCGACCAGGTCCTCAAGGAGTTCGACGACCACCTCGCCACGGCCAAGAAGCAGGTCACCGACGCCGACCTGCCCACCAAGGACTTCCTGTTCTTCGACGGCTGGCTGCAGGGCGGCAACCTCACCGTCCGCCCCTACGGCAAGGGCGCCCTGTTCACCGAGATAGGCGAGCAGCTCGGCATGAAGCCCGCGTGGACCGACGCCGTCAACAAGGCGCACGGTGACGGCGGAGTCGACCCCGCCTACGGCCTCGCGCAGACCGACGTCGAGGGACTCACCGCCGTCGGCGACGCCAACCTCTTCTACGCCAACGACGAAGGCGCGGGCGGCTATGTCGCCGCGCTCGCGAAGAACCCGATCTGGAAGACCATCCCCGCCGTCAAGGAAGGCCGCGCGCACGCCTTCCCGGCCCGGGTGTGGGGTGCGGGCGGCCCGCGCTCCTGCGAGCAGGCGATCGACGCCTACGTCGACGTACTCGACAAGAAGTGA
- a CDS encoding helix-turn-helix domain-containing protein, whose amino-acid sequence MLLSTNPVSSHFAHPRLSASERGGRVVAADLLIGDRIRLYRGGRRQDAVAGLVGISPDYLSQIERGLKVPSLPILRSPVQ is encoded by the coding sequence ATGCTCCTCTCGACGAACCCCGTGTCCTCGCACTTCGCGCACCCTAGGCTCAGTGCCAGCGAGCGAGGAGGGCGCGTGGTCGCAGCAGATCTCCTCATCGGGGACCGCATCAGGCTCTACCGCGGAGGCCGACGGCAGGACGCGGTCGCCGGGCTGGTCGGTATCAGCCCCGACTATCTCTCCCAGATCGAACGCGGCCTCAAGGTACCTTCGCTGCCCATTCTCCGCTCCCCCGTCCAGTAA
- a CDS encoding peptidase C39 family protein, with protein MTSHRPTPVTGSGIDENDGDGVVVAPFEPGEQDAALSRIAPAEVLERWRAADRSAHAPRIVAVPGNDGTDWTAAALVTARPETAYLKIVDAVGDVPAAVEAVVAYARGRGLAQVKWEGWTASTETAAAAGFTELSRPLGRAGEWGQAREEGEGQEERQAREEEGEGEPLAGPDTGHVLWLTEAPPSAPPPYYGQTTHFTCGAVTALVARAHAGALSRAEFDRQAELTLWREATNFPACEPVGLGVAVRRNWPSSPVTIHLDTDRPVLLDHLQENEREWRAVLQRASRADADRLGVPIDPGHLTIETIRGALERRDHVLLLISLAAMQGFEVPHWVACHGTVPGAIVIEDPWSNPKTGDTWVDAHLLPVPDESLDGMSRVGEEGVRGAVVMGRG; from the coding sequence ATGACTTCTCACCGACCAACCCCCGTGACCGGATCGGGAATTGACGAAAATGACGGTGACGGCGTTGTCGTCGCCCCCTTCGAGCCGGGCGAGCAGGACGCCGCGCTGAGCCGGATCGCACCGGCCGAGGTGCTGGAACGCTGGCGAGCGGCCGACCGCTCGGCCCACGCCCCGCGGATCGTCGCGGTCCCGGGCAACGACGGCACGGACTGGACCGCGGCGGCACTGGTGACGGCACGCCCGGAGACGGCGTACCTGAAGATCGTCGACGCGGTCGGCGACGTACCGGCGGCCGTCGAAGCGGTCGTGGCGTACGCGCGGGGCCGGGGCTTGGCACAGGTCAAGTGGGAGGGCTGGACGGCGAGCACGGAGACGGCGGCGGCCGCGGGGTTCACCGAGCTGAGCAGGCCGCTGGGTCGGGCGGGAGAGTGGGGTCAGGCGCGGGAAGAGGGGGAGGGACAGGAAGAGAGGCAGGCGCGGGAGGAGGAGGGTGAGGGGGAGCCGTTGGCCGGCCCGGACACGGGGCACGTCCTCTGGCTGACCGAGGCTCCGCCCTCCGCGCCGCCGCCGTACTACGGGCAGACGACGCACTTCACCTGCGGCGCCGTGACGGCCCTGGTCGCGCGGGCGCACGCGGGGGCGCTGTCACGAGCGGAGTTCGACCGGCAGGCCGAGCTGACGCTGTGGCGGGAGGCGACCAACTTCCCGGCGTGCGAGCCGGTCGGCCTGGGGGTCGCGGTACGCCGGAATTGGCCGTCGTCCCCGGTGACGATCCACCTGGACACGGACCGGCCCGTCCTGCTCGACCATCTCCAGGAGAACGAACGGGAGTGGCGCGCGGTACTCCAACGAGCGTCCCGCGCGGACGCCGACCGCCTCGGCGTCCCGATCGACCCCGGCCACCTCACGATCGAGACGATCCGCGGCGCGCTTGAGCGACGGGACCATGTGCTGCTGCTGATCTCACTGGCCGCGATGCAGGGCTTCGAGGTACCGCACTGGGTGGCGTGCCACGGGACGGTACCGGGAGCCATCGTGATCGAGGACCCGTGGTCCAACCCGAAGACGGGGGACACGTGGGTGGACGCCCACTTGCTGCCGGTACCTGACGAGTCGCTGGACGGAATGTCGAGAGTGGGGGAGGAGGGGGTCCGGGGGGCGGTGGTGATGGGGCGGGGGTGA